The Chryseobacterium shigense genome segment ATTATTGCTGTGAATAGAATCAGTCAATTCTACTACAGTATCTGAAACCTGAGGAAACTTTTCTTTCAGTTGCCTGTAAAATTCATTCATCAATCTTTTCTTTCTTCCTAATTTCATCTATTGATCTGATTGCTTCAAACTAAAAACCAAATTATTAGGAAAACCTTCATCCACTCTCCCTTCTTCCAAAACAAAATGATGCTTTAACAGAAGTCCTTTAGAATTTTCATTGAGCTTATTCGTAAAAGCTAAAATTTCCTGTAAATGCAGTTCATTAAACCCATAATCTAATACAGTTTTTAATGCTTCGGACATAATTCCTTTTCTGTGATAATCGGGTAACAATTCATAACCTACTTCCGCTATTTTTCTATCTTCTGAAAAATTCCAGAGGCAAATCGTTCCGATGAGATTGAGTTGGTCTTTTAAAGAAATTCCCCAATAAAATGTTTGATTATTCCTGGTTCTTTCTTTAATAGTTAAAATAAATTGCAACGCATCATAATTGTTTTTCGGAGAATTTCTCTTCACAAATTGATTGGTAACTTCATTACTTCTGATCCGCAAAATATCTTCAACGTAGCTTTCATTGATTTCTTTTAATAGTAATCGTTCAGTTTGTATCATTAATTTTGTAAATATCTCAAATATACATAATAATCACATTTTCTCACTAAATTTGCAGTGTGTATATAAATAAAGAAGATTTAAACGAATTAGAGTTTCCGCAATTGCTCGCGGAGATCTCTCCATTTGCGTATTCTCCGAAAACGAGAGAAAAAATTCTTCAACTTCGTCCGATGGAAATTGACGAGGCGGAACTTTCACTGAAAAAAACGTCGGAATATCTTTCGAGTTTTGAAAGTTCAAATGCAATTCCGTTCGATGAATATGAAGATATCGAAAATGAGCTGAAATTAATGCTGATTGAGAATTACCGATTGGAAAATGGTGCTTTCATTAAGATAAAAATGTTAACAGAGCAGATAGGAAAACTTCAGAAGTTTTTCCCAACCATGCCAGAAACGTTCCCTACTTTGATCAAAGATGTTTCTGTACTTGAATTTAAGAAAGAGATTATTGACAAGGTAGACAAAGTATTTAACCGCTTCGGAGAAGTAAAAAGTGACGCCTCTCCTGTTTTGAAAGAGCTTCGTGCTGAAATTCAGGTGGCTAAAAAGGCTATTCAGGAAAACTTCAACCGGGCCTTATTTAATTACGGACAAAGTGATTTTCTGGATGATATCCGGGAAACGATTATTGAAGACATGAGGGTTTTAGCCGTAAAATCCGGATTCAAGAAAAGAGTGGCAGGAAGAGTTCTGGGAATCTCAAAAACAGGTTCCATTACTTATATTCAGCCGGACAGTGTGGTAAAACACTATTTCAAGTTCCGTGAAAGTGAAGAGGAAGAAAAGAAAGAGATAGACAAGATTCTCAGAAAACTGACTTCAGAACTGGCGGAATTCCAGCCTCAGCTCTGGAGATACCAGGCTTATATTTTTGATCTTGATCTTACCAGAGCAAAAGCTAAATTTGCAGAGCTTGTCAACGGAATTCTTCCGAAGATCAACCGTCACAGAACATTAAAGCTGAAAGATGCATTCCATCCACTGTTATGGTTGAGAAATAAAGCGGAAAACAAGACTATTTTCCCACAAACCCTTAGTTTAACGGATCAAAACAGAATCATCTGTATTTCCGGGCCGAACGCGGGAGGAAAATCCATCACCCTGAAAACAGTAGGGTTACTCCAACTGATGATCCAGACCGGAATTTTAGTTCCTGTACATCCAAGGTCTGAAATGTTCTTCTTTGAAAAGATCATGACTGATATTGGTGATAACCAGTCGATTGAAAATCACCTTTCTACCTATTCATCAAGGCTTAAGAAAATGTCCGGAATTATCCGCGAAGCTGATGGTAATACATTGCTTCTTATTGATGAGTTCGGAACAGGATCTGATCCTGAACTTGGTGGTGCACTGGCGGAAAGTTTCATGGAATATTTCTATGATAAAAAGAGCTTTGCCATTATTACCACACACTATACGAATATCAAACTGGTAATAGAACAGCTGCCTCATGCTGAAAATGCCGCCATGCTTTTTGATGAAGAAACGCTGGAACCTATGTATAAGCTGGAAGTGGGACAGGCAGGAAGTTCATTTACTTTTGAAGTAGCAGAGAAAAACAGAATCCCAAGATTTATTATTCATGCTGCCAAAAAGAAAGTGGAACATGATATTGTGAACCTGGATAAGACCATTGTGAAACTTCAGCAGGAAAAATTTGAGGTTGAAAAACTGAAAACCGATCTTGCAGAAAGAAAAGAATCTGTAGAAGATAAACGTGATAACCTGCAAAAACTGAATGACCAGCTGCAACAAAAGCTTTTCAATTTCCAAAAGCTGTATGAGGAGGAACACCGTAAGCTTCAGTTTGGAAACAAGATTGAAACATTTATAGACAGTTATGTGAAAGGAAAATCCAGAAAAGATGTTGTGAAGGATTTTGTAAAGCTGCTTGAACAGGAAAAATTCAGAAAGATAGGTGCTGATAAGGATGAATCAAAACGTCTTCAGGTCGTTAAAAGAAAGATTACGCAACAGCTTAAAAAGGAAGAAGTGATTGAAAAGATTGCTGAAACCAACGAAAAACTGGAAGAAAAACGTAAGACAGACCGCGCCGTCTGGATGAAAGAAGGCCAGCGTGTTCGTATCCCGGGAAGCACAAGTGTGGGAACTATTGAAAAAATTTCCAAGAATAAAGTAATCGTGAACTACGGGACATTTAAGACGACGATTGATGCGGATGAGCTGGAAAGGATTTAATCACTCACAATTCCATAACTTTTAAAATAATTGATAAATAGCGCTGATTTTTTTCAGCGTTATTTTATTTTCTTCAGGTATTAATTTTATACAGCCGGATTTTATTTTTACTTTTGATTTATGGATAAAGATTTATCAGTTCTCTGGATTTTTTATAAAAAACTAATCATTCCTGCTGTTTTATTTTCACTTTTGATATCTTTCTTAAGTCAGTTCAGTATTGAAAATTTTGGGCTTTGTTTTTTCCTGATCTTTCCGCTTCTCCATTTCTTTATCTATGATATCAGACTTAAAAGTGAATACTTTTTCTATGCCCATTTTGGTTTTTCAAAACTTTTTTTGTGGATGCTCACTGTATCGTTAGGTTTAATTCTTAAAATTATCACTAAATTCTTATGAACAAGCTTCACGTTGACAGTGTTACCAAATCTTTCGGCCAGAGAAAAATCCTCCAGGATGTTTATTTAAGTTGTGAAACAGGAAGAATATCTGCGCTATTTGGTCCATCCGGTAGTGGAAAATCTACCCTGATGGAAATTATTTTCGGAACAGCAAAAGGAGATACACAGTTTATTAAATTTAATGATTCTATTCTCAAAAACCAGTCTGACAGAAAAAACAAACTTGCTTATCTGCCACAACGGTCTTCCTTTCTTCCCAAAGAATGCAAGATCCAAAAGCTTATTCCTCTGTTCTGTACCAAAGAAAATACAGAAGTTCTGTACAGTTTAAAAATGATACAGCCATTTTTAGATAAAACTGTCAGGAATCTCTCAGGCGGCGAGAAAAGAATTGTTGAAACCTTAATTATTACACATTGCGACTCAGCATTTATTCTTCTGGATGAACCTTTCAGTGGGGTTTCTCCAAAATCTGTAGATGAACTGAAAACAATCATTAAAGCCCAATCAAAAAACAAAGGAATCATTATCTCTGATCACAATTACAGTATCATTTTAGATATAGCTGATGATATTTATCTTCTGTCTGAAACTTATCTGAGAAGGATAAAAGATGTTAAAGAGCTACAGCAATTTAATTATCTTCCAAAAAGCTGAAATATATTAAGATTTTTAAAAATTACTCTCAAAATTATAAAATAAGATTCTCATGAAGAGTTTTATATTATTTTTCAGAAAAAATTGATAGTTTTAATCAAATACCATTATATTTTACAGAGCAAAAAGCATTTAATTTATATATTTGAAGGATTAAAAAATTTCATAAAAATGATTTCCATAAACAAGGCATTGTACCTATCCGCTTTCAGTCTTTTTTCCTTAGCATTTGTTAAGGGACAGAATAAAGTTCCTTTTGGTGTTGTAAAAGCTGAAGAAGGTTATGCTAACGTACGTGTCCACAAGGATGACTACAGAAAAATCGTAGACAAAATCCGGATGCGTAAAGGTGATGTATTTGTTTATGTAAAGCCTGCTCCGGGAGAAACGGAATGGGTATGGATCAAATATCCTGAAAAGCAGGATGAGGAAAAACCTTTTGTGAGATACGAAAACCTTGAGAAGGAAGGAATGGTAAATAAGGGCCGAATTGCCTTTATAGACCAGCTTCCGCAATTTACTCCTTCAAAATCCAAGAACGGAAAGTCACTTATTTTTACAGATAACAGCAATCCAAAAATCCCGACAGCCCAAAGAACGAAGGTCGTTATTGATGTTTATCCTTCCAATGCAGGGTACAGAAAGCAGGAAAAGGATGCAAGCGGAAAAATTCTTACTATAGATAAGATAAAGCCGTGGGGAATCAAGGATGCGCTTCCTGAAGGTATGACGGAAATCAAATCCATCAGGGTTCAGCAGCCGGGAAGAGGTTCCGTTTTTGTAAGGGAAGCGATTAAAAATATGTTCCAGCCTACTATGGATTTCAATAATGTTGGAGTAACAGCGCTCGACAATGATCATATCTACCTTTATATGATTAACGGCTCCGGTGAAAACAGGTATGTTACGCTCTGGACCATCAAGGAAGGAAAGGTAATGAGCCAGATTATTTACAATAGTCCGGAATAATTGCCTTTTTTCTCTGTAATATTCCTATTTTTGCAACTGAAAAAGTGTAACGCTAATTCATCACAGAAACTGGTTCTGCTTACCGCAGATTAAAAGGGAACCGTGTGAAAATCACGGACTGTCGCGCAACTGTAAGTAACTGAAGTCTTTATCAAAGATCCACTGTGCAGGGCACGGGAAGGAGATACAAGATGTTACAAGTCAGGAGACCTGCCTATTTCTTTACACAAGAAACTTTCGCGATCTGAAGTTTATTGATCTGATGGACTGCTTCAGGAACTCTTATGATTCCTGTTATTGTTCTGTTATTTTAATAGTATTTCATTTCGCCTTAATTAATAATGAAATATGACTACAGAAGAAAGAATTGCAGCATCCGAAACCAGAATTTTTAAAGCGGTTTTCCCTAACACTACCAACCACTACGATACCCTTTTCGGAGGTACTGCCATGCAGTTGATGGATGAAGTAGCTTTTATCACAGCCACCCGTTTTGCAAGAAAAAGAGTGGTAACCGTAAGCAGCGATAAGATTGATTTTAAAAAACCAATTCCCGCCGGAACAATTGTTGAGCTTATCGGAAAGGTTTCCTATGTGGGGAAAACAAGTATGAAGGTGAATGTAGAAATCTATACGGAACAGATGTATTCTTACGAAAGAGAAAGAGCCATTGTAGGAGATTTTACATTTGTAGCTATTGATGAATTTAAAAAGCCGATCAGAATCTTGTAAATTCTGATTACAGAAGAGTTTCGGGCGGCCTGCGGCCGCCCGAAACTTCAAATCTTATCAAATACGGGTTATCTGACTACTTTTTCAGTCTCCAGGCTTCTATTCAATAGCGTTTCAAAGGCCTCTCCCATTTCGTCCGATGCTCTTGTAATAGCATTTTCCAGCATATTCCTGATCTGTTTCTCAGTAACACCGGCTTCCGTCCAGCTTTTCCCTGAAGTATGGGAATTCAGGATAAACGGCATAATGCGGTCAATGGAACATGCAAAAACGGCATCCGGAGTTTTTTCTTCTTCAAATTCCAGCCACAGTTCAAAAAACTCGGTACGTAAAGGTTCGTCCAGGATTCCAAAGATTTTCTGTGCTGAAACTTTTTCTCTTTCAAATTTCCCTGCCATTGCCTTTTCGTCAAAAAGGAAAGTGTCTCCCGCTTCTATTTCCACCAGATCATGAATGGAAAGCATTCTTATTACCCTTAAAAGATCAATATCTGCACGGTTTTTAGCGTATGGATAAAGGATCTGTGCCAGAATAATAATCTGCCATGAATGTTCGGCGGTGTTTTCCCGCCTGGAATCATCGGCATTATAGTTTCGTCTTTGTACGTTTTTTAAAGCGTCAACTGCCAGGATAAAATCTATTTCTTTCTGAATTTTCATACTGCAAAAATAAGTCATTTGATATTATATGGATTAGTTGTAATTTTAGTTTAAAATTTATTATGAATCCCACATTCAATTATCCTCCCGAAGTTAAAGGAACAAGAAAGCTATATTCTTTATTTAAGGGAGCAAATCACCCTTTGGAAGTTTTTAGCAGTAATCACAGGTTCTTGGGTGATACTTACTATATCAACGCTGTTTTTGTGAAAAGAAAGTTCATTTTTTCGCAGGATAAAGAGTTCATTGAGTATATTTTAAAAAGTAATCATAAAAATTACTATAAATCTCAGATACAGTCCGTTACTCTTGGTAAATATCTGGGAAAAGGATTACTGACCAACAATGGGAAAGACTGGCTCAGGCAGCGAAGATTGATCCAGCCCGGTTTCAGCAAGGTAAAAATTACCAGTCTGGCTTCCATTATAGAAGATGAAACAGAAAAAGCATTTGATTTGTTTACAGCCCGGAATGAAGTTGATCTTTATGATTTCTTTCATACGCTGGCATTCAATATTGTAGCTAAAACCCTCTTCAGTTCTGATATAGATGAAGATACGGTACACAGGCTCAGTAGGATCATTACTGAAATTCAGGAAATTTCCACTAAAGAGATCAGACTGCCGTTTTATGCACAATTTTTAGGTCTTCTGGGGATCATTGAGAAGAATGTTCAGAAAAGTAAAGAGTCAAAACACATCATTCAGGGTATATTGGATAAAAGGAGAACTTCCTCTGAAGAAAAAAATGATCTGCTGGATATGCTGATCCAGGCGAGGTATGAAGACACCCAACTTCCTATGACGGATGAACAGCTGATAGACGAGATGCTGATTCTTTTTATAGCAGGGCACGAAACCACAGCCAATGCATTAAGCTTTATTTTTTATGAGCTCAGTCAAAATCCGGAAGCAGAAGAAAAGCTGAAAAAAGAAATCCAGGAAGAAGGTGATGCTGTTTTCACCCCGGAATCTTTAATGAAAAAATCCTTTACCACAAATATTATCAAAGAAGCCATGAGACTGCATTCTCCGGCCTGGGCAATAGACCGTGAAGCGTTGAATGATGATCAGTTCAAGGAGTATTCATGGGAAAAAGGTACACAGATTATTCTTTATATAAGCGGATTACACAGAAATCCCCAGTACTGGGAGCACCCGGATACATTTATTCCCGGGCGTTTTGATGATGAGAATGCTAAAAATTTGCCCTACTACCCTTTCGGAGCCGGTCCCAGACTTTGCATAGGAGAACATTTTGCGATGATGGAAATGGCGCTTATCGTCCGTAAGTTCTATAAAGATTTCTCTTTTCAATCTCATCAAAACACCCTCAGGAAAAAAGCTCTTGTAACCCTGAGACCTGTCCGCCTCAGTGGAAAAGTAATCAAAAAATAGACGGTAAACATTTTCAAATTAAAATTCAATAAAAATAAATTAACTGATTATCAATATATTACAGTATTTATAAATATTTTTCCACTACTTTGTATTGCATAATACCATTTTATTTACATATCTTTGTAATGTAAAATCAGAATAGGTTCAACTAGCTAGGAACATTTTTCTGAATATATAACTAATTAACAAAACTTATTAAAGATGAATACTGAAAATACCAAAGCGCAAATGCGTAAAGGAATTCTGGAATTCTGTATTTTAAGTCTCATCAATCATCGTGAAATGTATGTTTCCGACCTTATCGATGAACTTAAAAAAGGAAAACTGGATGTGGTGGAAGGAACCCTCTATCCTCTCCTTACAAGACTGAAAAACGGCGAGTTCCTTTCCTACAGATGGGAAGAATCTACAGGAGGGCCACCAAGAAAATATTACCAGATCACAGAAAAAGGAAAACTTTTCTTGGATGAACTTCAAAATACCTGGGCAGAACTGACAGCGTCAGTAAACCAAATCACTCAAAAAATTTAAAAAACAAAGCTATGAACAAGACACTCTCAATAGGACTCGCAGGTTTTTCTTTCACGATAGAAGAACACGCATATATAAAGCTCAGCGATTACCTGAATGCCCTGAGAAGCTCACTGGATGCTTCCGAGGAAGAAGAGGTAATGCATGATATAGAAATAAGAATGGTAGAAATCTTCAGAGATTCTTTAGGAAAACGCGAAGTGATTAATGATACTGACGTTGAGAAAGTAATCGCACAGATCGGAACTCCTGAAAAGATCGAAGAGCAGGAAGAGGCTTATTATTCTGAGAAAAATACGAAAAGAACCAATACATCAGGAACCGAATATTCTGATAAAAAACAATTGTTCCGCGACCCTGAAAGACAGAAAATCGCAGGTGTTTGCGCAGGTCTGGCTCACTACGTAGGAATGGATATTACAGCAATGAGAGCGATCTGGCTGGGAATTTTCATCCTTGGAATTTTTACAGCAGCTATTTCATCAACACTGGTTTTCTTGCTTTACATCATCCTTTGGGCGGTGTTACCAAAAGCTGAAACTGCAGCAGATTACCTGAAAATGAAGGGAAAGCCTATGAACTTCGACAATCTTAAGAATGAGTCTAATAAATTGGTACAGTTTGCCAACGAATCTACTCAGAGGGTCGGAGAAATCTACATCGAAAACAAACCTTACATCAACAACGCCGGAAGCGGATTGTGGAACGTTGTAAGATATATTTTAGGCGGAATCTTCGCCATCATGTCAGTATCTTGTTTAATAGGAGTATTCGTAGTATTTGGTTTCATGGGAGCGGACAGCGACTTTCCTCCTATCAGCGAAATGAATTTCTATTTTGATAATGACAGCATGAAATATATCATCATGGCAATGATCACTTTAGGAAGTTTACTGCCTGCAATGATTTTCGGACTATTGAGTATTAAATTAATCTCTCCTAAAACGAAATTAAGAAACACAGGTTGGGTAATCGGGGCATTATTCCTTGCACTAATCGCTCTTGGAACCTACTTCGGATTCAGCATGGCGAAAAAAGAGATGTTCTTAAAAGGCCATAAGGAAGATACGGAAGAAGTGGCAATCAACACACAATCAGACAGTATTTATGTTGATGTGAAGCAGGTAAGCATTCCTCAGAACTTCAAAGGATACGATAACGATCTTTATTCTGATAAAATCTCTGTATTCGAAAAAGACTGGATCCATGTAGATGTAACAAGAAAGGCCGATATCAAAACTCCTTATTTGGTTATTAAAAAAGAAGCTAAAGGATATAACCTTCCATTGAATGTAAGCGTTCCTGTAGAAATTGTGAACAACAAGGTGATTCTTCCGAACTACGTAAAATACCCTTACGAGCACAGATTCAGAGATTACAGCATTGATTATGAACTGGTAGTTCCTTTAAAAACAGTGGTACTTCCTTCAAAACATGATATGATTAATTTTGATGGAGATTTGAACGCAGACGGAATTAACGACAACGATCAGGAAAAAGACGAAGACGGTAAAATCAGAATAGAAAAGAACAAAATTTCTGTAAACGGTTCTACTATAGAATACAACTCTGACGATAAAGACAGCATCATCATCAACGGGAAAAAAGTTCCGAATTCCCAGGCAGATCAGGTAATTGATTCCATGAAGTCTACCATCAAAAAGATGAACAAAAATGTAGACATCAAAATCAAAGACGGAAAAGACGAAATTTCCATACAAACTAAATAATTAACTTCAGAGAGTGCAGAAGGTGTGGATGGAAGGCAACCGTTTGAAATTCACACTCTTCTTCTCTCAGAAACCAGAAAAAATATCATTATTTAGTTCGCTATGTTAAAAAAATGTTATACATTCGTATAGTTAAAAATAATTAACCAAATCATTAAAAAACATCCTAACCATGGTACAAGTTGCATTAGAAATTGTTATGAAGATCGTAGATTTAATCAGCGGTTTGTTTTAAGAGCGATAATATTTCAATATATTTGTAAAGTATAACCCGTTTGGTTATACTTTTTTGTTTTTAATCTAAAGATATATGAAAAAACTGATAGGTAAACTGATGCTAAAGATGCTGGGCTGGAAAGTCGTCCTGCAAGGCGATGCAAATAGTCTGAACCGATGCATTCTTGTGGTGGCTCCACATACTCACAATATGGAATATCTGCTGGGAAACCTTGCCTACTGGTCTTTAGAAAAACCCCTGAAAGTGATTATTAAAGATGCCCATACCAAAGCATGGTACGGAAGTGTTGTAAAAGGACTTGGCGGTATCGGTATAGACAGAAGCCAGAAAAACGACCTGGTTAATTTTGTAGCTGAACAGTTTGGAAAAGAAGATTTCAGCCTTGTTATCACTCCCGAAGGTACCAGAAGCTGGGTTCCGAAATGGAGAAAAGGATTTTATCATATGGCCCTGGCTGCTAAAGTACCCATTGTATTAGCTGCAGGTGATTTCAAAAGAAATATTGTTTATCTGGGGTATACCATACCCTATGAAAGGATTGCCTCAGTTCCTTTTTCAGAGATCATGGAGGAAATTCAGAACTACTATATAAAATACGATATTGTTCCCAAAATCCCTGCCAACTGGAACCCGAATATTATGGGAAGCGGCACTGAGGAGGAAGTTAGAAGTTAGCAGAATTCCTTTTAATTAATCAATTATCATTCATCACTTATTTATAAAAATGAAAGATCAGACTAAAGAAGAGCTCCTTACGTTCTTAAACAGCTGGGGAAACGGCGTAACCCTAGCAAAAACACTTGAAATACAATTCATAGATATTGACGTAGAAAATGAAACCCTCACGGCCACCATGCCGGTACAGCCAAAGGTACACCAGCCTTTCGGAATCCTGCACGGAGGGGCAAGCTGTGTACTGGCGGAAACCTTAGGGTCAAGCCTGTCCAATATTTTCATTGACGGAAGTAAATATTACGGTGTTGGAACCAATATCAACTCCAATCACCTGAAAAGCAAAAAAGACGGTATGGTAACAGCCACAGCCCGTTTCATCAGAAAAGGAAAAACAATGCACGTTTCCGAAATTGAGATCAGGGATGAAAAAGGAGTACTCATCAACCATACAACAATGACCAACAATATCCTGCTGAAATAACCCGGAATATCAATAAAAAATAAAAGACTCAAAGAAATTTGGGTCTTTTTTATATTCTGAATATGATAAAAGAAATATTTCAGTAAAAACAGTCCTATTAATTTTGACATTTTTAAGACTAATAATACCTTTGTTAAAAGGGAATCATTGGGGCCTGTTTTCGCATTTCCCGGGTAATGATTTTCAAAACCTATCCACAGCTCATGATTTATTTCAAACTTCCTTTCAGCGAAACATTATATTCAACCGATCAGAAATCAAACGAAGAGGCCGTTAGTTTTCATTCTTTTGACCTCTTAAGGCAGATCAGTTTCGAAGGCAGTATTACCAATGCTTCTGAACAGTTTGAACAGGCTGCTATTACAAATGAAGCTTTATTGGAAGATGAAAGCTTTTTCAATGAAGAAACCAGGGAAGAATACATCAGCAGCCTTCACCAGGTCATTGATGTCATTAAAGAATATCACCTTCCCAAACTTGTCTATTCAAGGAGAAAGATCTTCAGGGATTTTAAAGAGATAGATTTTAAAGAGAGTTTTAAAAAGATATGTGAAACCTATCCCAATGCCTTCAGATATATTTTTAACGACGGACAGAATGCCTGGATGGGAGCTTTTTCAGAAACCCTGGGAAAATTCAACAAAACAACCCACGAATTTGAAACCATGAGCCTTGCAGGAACACTTCCCATAGATGAAGAATGGACCGAAAAAGAAATTGAAGAGCAAAAACCCGTTACTTCCTACATTCAGGATACCCTTAAAAACTATTCCGGAAAGATACAAATATCAGAAACATACGACCATATTTCCGGAAATATCAAGCATCTCCGGACAGATTTTAAAGCTCACATTCAACCTGAGGATCTGGACAGCCTTATCAACAACCTCCATCCTACTCCGGCTGTCTGCGGTATTCCAAAAGATTTCTGTAAAAAAAACATCCAGGAGCTTGAAAAATTTCCCCGCGAATTATATTCCGGCTTTATTAAAGTA includes the following:
- a CDS encoding chorismate-binding protein gives rise to the protein MIYFKLPFSETLYSTDQKSNEEAVSFHSFDLLRQISFEGSITNASEQFEQAAITNEALLEDESFFNEETREEYISSLHQVIDVIKEYHLPKLVYSRRKIFRDFKEIDFKESFKKICETYPNAFRYIFNDGQNAWMGAFSETLGKFNKTTHEFETMSLAGTLPIDEEWTEKEIEEQKPVTSYIQDTLKNYSGKIQISETYDHISGNIKHLRTDFKAHIQPEDLDSLINNLHPTPAVCGIPKDFCKKNIQELEKFPRELYSGFIKVETDESVMYFVNLRCAKLYKDSVHVFVGGGITAQSSPEKEWRETELKSEAILKNLVVN